In Phaeobacter gallaeciensis DSM 26640, a genomic segment contains:
- a CDS encoding NUDIX hydrolase gives MPTALPDYYFRVRDNGAFVFRVDSENRQRRLDMDQIAVVKLRNGEIRPHGDRNLSPEDLSAIRDWMEQRSRTLAARDMDDIHRTIDHLNLTAHWAQSKASDAQLDEITDQMLLAMHDLRSVLVRKKADRLLKSTKDSDAS, from the coding sequence ATGCCCACCGCCCTGCCAGACTATTACTTTCGCGTGCGCGACAACGGCGCCTTCGTGTTCCGTGTCGACAGCGAAAACCGGCAGCGGCGGCTGGACATGGACCAAATCGCGGTGGTGAAGCTGCGCAATGGCGAGATCCGACCACATGGTGACCGCAACCTCAGCCCCGAAGACCTGAGCGCCATCCGTGACTGGATGGAACAACGCAGCCGCACCTTGGCTGCGCGGGATATGGATGACATCCACCGCACCATTGACCACCTAAACCTTACGGCCCATTGGGCCCAAAGCAAGGCCAGCGACGCACAGCTGGACGAGATCACCGACCAGATGCTGCTGGCGATGCATGATTTACGCTCGGTTCTGGTGCGCAAGAAGGCTGACCGGCTGCTGAAATCCACCAAGGACAGCGACGCCTCCTGA
- a CDS encoding MATE family efflux transporter: MTQRIPPPAPNTLLGHSRAIAVLGLPLIGGHVAQFAIGLTDTVMLGWYGVEALAAVTLGSTYFFTIFLLGSGFAFAVMPMVAAAAGAGEERQIRRSTRMALWLSLAYGLLVMPLLWWSEPILLLLGQEAEVARGAADYLRIAGWALFPALLYMVLKSYLAALERTQIVLWVSVLAAALNALINYMLIFGHWGAPELGVTGAALASLATNVFACIFVLFYALKALPEHELLKNFQRPDWEMLSRVLRLGLPIGLTNLSETSLFAASAMMMGWLGTVALGAHGIALSLGGLAFMMHLGLSNAATIRAGNAFGRGDRDHMARGARVVMAMSLGLSVLGMILFLAVPEALISLFLSPDDPDRAEIVLIGSVLLAAAALFQLMDGMQVIALGLLRGVQDTGVPMVIAALSYWAVGIPASYLLGFTFDMGGLGVWLGLVLGLTAAGLFLMIRFWRRSIKLVGTSTATTAR, from the coding sequence ATGACACAGAGAATACCCCCGCCCGCCCCCAATACCCTCCTTGGTCACAGCCGTGCGATTGCTGTGCTGGGGCTGCCTTTGATCGGCGGCCATGTGGCGCAGTTTGCCATCGGCCTGACCGATACGGTGATGCTTGGGTGGTACGGGGTTGAGGCGCTGGCGGCGGTGACGCTGGGCTCTACATACTTCTTCACGATCTTTCTGTTGGGGTCCGGTTTTGCCTTTGCCGTGATGCCGATGGTGGCCGCTGCTGCAGGCGCCGGTGAGGAGCGCCAGATCCGCCGGAGCACCCGCATGGCGCTGTGGCTGTCGCTGGCCTATGGGCTTCTGGTGATGCCGCTGTTGTGGTGGTCGGAGCCGATCCTTCTGCTGCTGGGGCAGGAGGCGGAGGTGGCCCGTGGCGCGGCTGATTATCTGCGGATCGCGGGCTGGGCGCTGTTTCCGGCGCTGCTTTATATGGTGTTGAAGAGCTACTTGGCCGCGCTGGAGCGGACGCAGATCGTGCTTTGGGTGTCGGTTCTGGCGGCGGCGCTCAATGCGCTCATCAACTATATGCTGATCTTTGGCCATTGGGGCGCGCCGGAACTGGGGGTGACCGGGGCGGCGCTGGCCTCGCTGGCGACCAATGTCTTTGCCTGTATCTTTGTGCTGTTCTACGCGTTGAAGGCGTTGCCCGAGCATGAGCTGTTGAAGAATTTCCAGCGTCCAGACTGGGAGATGCTGAGCCGGGTGCTGCGCCTGGGCCTGCCGATCGGTCTGACCAACCTCAGCGAAACCAGCCTGTTTGCCGCCTCGGCGATGATGATGGGCTGGCTTGGTACCGTGGCGCTGGGCGCACATGGTATCGCGCTGTCTCTGGGCGGGCTGGCGTTCATGATGCATCTGGGGCTGTCCAATGCGGCGACAATCCGGGCTGGCAATGCCTTCGGTCGTGGCGACCGGGACCATATGGCGCGCGGCGCGCGGGTGGTGATGGCGATGTCGCTGGGGCTGTCGGTGCTGGGGATGATCCTGTTTCTGGCGGTGCCTGAGGCGCTGATTTCGCTATTCCTGTCGCCGGATGATCCGGACCGGGCCGAAATCGTGCTGATCGGCAGCGTACTATTGGCGGCGGCAGCGCTGTTCCAGTTGATGGACGGGATGCAGGTGATCGCGTTGGGGCTGCTGCGCGGGGTGCAGGATACCGGCGTGCCGATGGTGATTGCGGCGCTCAGCTATTGGGCGGTCGGGATCCCGGCCTCTTATCTCCTTGGCTTTACCTTCGACATGGGCGGGCTTGGGGTCTGGCTGGGTCTGGTGTTGGGTCTGACGGCGGCGGGGCTGTTCCTGATGATCCGGTTCTGGCGCCGCTCGATCAAGCTGGTCGGGACGTCGACAGCCACCACTGCGCGATAG
- a CDS encoding succinate dehydrogenase assembly factor 2 — MSELPAHRLKRLQMRSMRRGIKEMDILLSAYAERNLAEMGPAELDLYDRLLQENDQDLYQWVTGQVAAPTQFAALVGDISQTHQKE, encoded by the coding sequence ATGAGTGAGCTGCCTGCCCATCGTTTGAAACGGCTGCAGATGCGCTCCATGCGCCGGGGGATCAAGGAGATGGACATTCTCCTGTCGGCCTATGCCGAACGGAACCTCGCTGAGATGGGCCCGGCTGAGCTGGATCTCTATGATCGGCTGTTGCAGGAAAACGATCAAGATCTCTACCAGTGGGTGACGGGGCAGGTGGCCGCCCCGACGCAGTTCGCTGCGCTGGTTGGCGACATATCGCAAACCCATCAAAAAGAATAA
- a CDS encoding delta-class carbonic anhydrase has translation MQSFRLIATTVAALTLVHGAAIAADTPEPVKDGEIDRQRAALAMSTFGAGFGPQSPRDIDAAEGQNLRSFSAAPPASQMNLCNIHFHENAEHRGGDFTTYAGNGDGQGYGSGYKYDGTLTEAELAPLDSPIGAEGGHGDLQPGDTIEVHYVHTTAQVTPGPTLGACLSEAIGNPQLRVEAQVYVLVNDPSAADFEELTRLTVRNNLYQAQNIPSNTGTPVRYAGSTTGPGYNTKGSPFQVTWSVRPKVIRVNIHSVGAWLEHNHFDETHAHGVRNLVTNPDLLSPISN, from the coding sequence ATGCAGTCATTTCGTTTGATCGCTACCACCGTTGCCGCCCTGACCCTTGTACATGGCGCAGCCATAGCCGCAGATACGCCGGAGCCCGTGAAAGACGGCGAGATTGACAGGCAGCGCGCCGCGCTTGCCATGTCCACCTTTGGCGCAGGCTTTGGCCCGCAATCGCCCCGCGATATCGACGCCGCCGAAGGGCAAAATCTCCGCTCTTTCTCAGCTGCTCCACCTGCATCGCAAATGAACCTCTGCAATATCCACTTTCACGAGAATGCCGAACATCGCGGTGGTGACTTCACCACCTACGCAGGCAATGGTGATGGACAGGGCTATGGCAGTGGCTACAAGTACGATGGCACGCTGACCGAGGCCGAATTGGCTCCACTGGACAGCCCGATTGGGGCGGAGGGCGGCCACGGCGACCTGCAGCCGGGCGACACCATCGAGGTGCACTATGTCCACACCACCGCGCAGGTGACCCCCGGCCCGACTCTTGGTGCCTGCCTGAGTGAGGCCATCGGCAATCCGCAGCTGCGGGTGGAGGCACAGGTCTATGTGTTGGTCAATGATCCCAGCGCCGCCGATTTCGAGGAGCTGACCCGCCTGACCGTCCGTAACAACCTCTATCAGGCACAGAACATCCCCAGCAACACCGGCACCCCGGTGCGCTATGCAGGCTCCACCACCGGGCCGGGCTACAACACCAAGGGGTCGCCGTTTCAGGTCACCTGGAGCGTCCGACCCAAGGTGATCCGCGTGAATATCCACAGCGTCGGCGCCTGGCTGGAACACAATCATTTCGACGAGACCCACGCCCACGGCGTCCGCAATCTGGTGACCAATCCAGACCTGCTTTCACCGATCAGCAACTGA
- a CDS encoding pyridoxal phosphate-dependent aminotransferase, which translates to MQFLSDSLARVKPSPSIAITTLAGELRAAGRDVIGLSAGEPDFDTPDNIKEAAIRAIQAGKTKYTAPDGIPELKQAVCDKFARDNGLDYTPAQVSVGTGGKQILYNALMATLNPGDEVVIPAPYWVSYPDMVRLAGGTPVCVESSLETGFKITADQLEAAITPKTKWFIFNSPSNPTGAGYQPDELKALTDVLLRHPHVWVMTDDMYEHLVFDDFTFCTPAQVEPQLYDRTLTCNGVSKAYAMTGWRIGYAAGPKPLIDAMRKIQSQSTSNPCTISQWAAVEALNGTQNYILPNTAVFRRRRDLVISMLSQIEGVACPVPDGAFYVYPSIAGLIGRTSAGGVAITDDEAFAKALLEEADVAVVHGAAFGLSPNFRISYAAADETLTEACRRIQAFCAALR; encoded by the coding sequence ATGCAATTCCTGTCCGATAGCCTCGCCCGCGTCAAACCGTCCCCCTCCATCGCGATCACCACACTGGCCGGGGAATTGCGCGCTGCGGGCCGCGATGTGATCGGGTTGAGCGCCGGGGAGCCAGATTTCGACACCCCCGACAATATCAAGGAAGCGGCAATCCGGGCTATTCAGGCAGGCAAGACTAAATACACTGCCCCCGACGGCATCCCCGAGCTGAAGCAGGCGGTCTGCGATAAATTCGCCCGCGACAATGGGTTGGACTATACCCCTGCGCAGGTTTCAGTCGGCACCGGCGGCAAACAGATCCTCTATAATGCGCTGATGGCGACGCTGAACCCCGGTGACGAGGTGGTGATCCCCGCCCCCTACTGGGTATCCTACCCCGATATGGTGCGGCTGGCGGGTGGCACTCCGGTCTGTGTCGAATCCTCGCTGGAAACCGGGTTCAAGATCACCGCAGACCAGCTGGAAGCGGCGATCACGCCTAAAACCAAATGGTTCATCTTCAATTCCCCCTCCAATCCCACAGGGGCCGGCTACCAGCCAGACGAGCTGAAGGCGCTCACGGATGTCCTGCTGCGCCACCCTCATGTCTGGGTGATGACCGATGACATGTATGAGCATCTGGTGTTTGACGATTTCACCTTTTGCACCCCGGCACAGGTTGAGCCGCAGCTGTATGATCGCACACTCACCTGTAATGGCGTCTCCAAGGCCTATGCGATGACCGGCTGGCGCATCGGCTATGCGGCGGGGCCAAAGCCGCTGATTGACGCCATGCGCAAGATCCAGTCACAGTCCACCTCCAACCCCTGCACCATCAGCCAATGGGCCGCGGTTGAGGCCCTGAACGGCACCCAGAATTATATCCTCCCCAACACCGCCGTCTTCCGTCGCCGCCGTGATCTGGTGATCTCAATGCTGAGCCAGATCGAAGGTGTCGCCTGCCCGGTGCCGGATGGCGCCTTCTATGTCTACCCGTCGATTGCCGGGTTGATCGGGCGGACCTCAGCCGGGGGTGTTGCGATCACCGATGACGAGGCCTTTGCCAAGGCGCTCTTGGAAGAGGCCGATGTCGCGGTGGTGCATGGCGCGGCCTTTGGGTTGTCACCAAACTTCCGCATCAGCTACGCCGCTGCGGATGAAACCCTGACCGAGGCCTGCCGCCGCATTCAGGCCTTCTGCGCCGCGTTGCGCTGA
- a CDS encoding glutathione S-transferase family protein gives MLTLITFPPSFSEPSHSPFCAKAMILLQMSGQTWEREDLANPSAMPHGRLPVLRAKGQLIPDSEFIQGWLTTQGADFFPDCTDEQKAIGHSVIKMVEETLRNALIHDRWLDDQNWAYIGPLFFDDVPRPIRKLIAGIVRRSVRAGLKSNGFARMSLEQRLQKVENDLNALGQIKGASPFILGDAPTAVDAAVLPVLSMIDRLPVETALTRVVRSKDWVGPYLQRGRSTLYDGLA, from the coding sequence ATGCTCACTCTGATTACATTTCCGCCCAGTTTCAGCGAACCAAGCCACAGCCCGTTTTGCGCCAAGGCCATGATCCTCTTGCAGATGTCCGGTCAAACCTGGGAGCGTGAAGACCTGGCAAACCCGTCTGCAATGCCACACGGACGGCTGCCTGTCTTGCGGGCAAAGGGCCAACTGATCCCCGATAGCGAGTTCATTCAGGGTTGGCTGACCACGCAGGGTGCGGATTTCTTCCCTGATTGCACGGACGAGCAGAAGGCGATTGGCCATTCCGTTATCAAGATGGTCGAGGAGACTTTACGCAATGCGCTCATTCATGACCGTTGGCTGGATGACCAGAATTGGGCGTATATCGGGCCGCTGTTTTTCGACGACGTGCCGCGCCCAATTCGAAAGCTGATTGCTGGCATCGTTCGCCGATCTGTGAGGGCCGGGCTGAAAAGCAACGGCTTCGCGCGGATGTCTTTGGAACAACGTTTGCAGAAGGTAGAAAATGATCTGAACGCCCTCGGACAGATCAAGGGCGCAAGCCCCTTCATTTTGGGGGATGCTCCGACGGCTGTGGATGCCGCGGTCCTGCCGGTGTTAAGCATGATTGACAGGTTGCCCGTCGAGACCGCGTTAACGCGAGTTGTACGGAGCAAGGATTGGGTGGGGCCATATCTTCAGCGCGGACGCTCCACGCTCTATGACGGTCTTGCTTGA
- a CDS encoding helix-turn-helix domain-containing protein has protein sequence MSNDDMNWYGPEAATFGDRVAAARDAAGMTQAQLARRLGIKKATLAGWEQDLSEPRANKLSMMAGLLNVSMRWLLTGEGEGMEAPAGEQVPQDLAAVMTELRQLREELRGNADRAARLEKRLRLVMEGSAQ, from the coding sequence ATGAGCAACGACGACATGAATTGGTATGGTCCGGAGGCCGCAACCTTTGGTGACCGTGTGGCAGCTGCGCGGGATGCTGCGGGCATGACACAAGCACAGCTGGCGCGCCGACTGGGCATAAAAAAGGCGACGCTGGCAGGCTGGGAGCAGGATCTGTCGGAGCCGCGCGCTAACAAGCTGTCGATGATGGCCGGGCTGTTGAATGTATCCATGCGCTGGCTTCTGACCGGTGAAGGCGAGGGCATGGAAGCCCCGGCTGGGGAACAGGTGCCGCAGGATCTGGCTGCGGTCATGACTGAATTGCGCCAGCTGCGCGAAGAGCTGCGTGGCAATGCTGACCGGGCGGCACGGCTGGAGAAACGTCTGCGTCTGGTGATGGAAGGCAGCGCCCAATGA
- a CDS encoding LysR family transcriptional regulator — MFQFSLRQLTFLSEVARCGGIAPAARNLNVSAAAISSALDKLEAVTGLILFDRFPARGMRLTSAGADFLADADVLLTRAKALQRRAAELAKGETGTIRIGTHYAIAQQIVLPAVLTFRESYARVDIEVVEDDFSNLVAALDAGNVDALVVFNQGFGDTRFDVEIVKTVPPLVLLPASHPLANADSVDLESLSGIPYINASPAGPGPSYLDLLHAAGLEPEVPLTSQSREMVQAYVGKGLGFTLVGFQPRRNLTIEGDAVVTRPLAQEIGHFEIVLAVARAVKPPDLVTEFLDLCRTQA; from the coding sequence ATGTTTCAGTTTTCCCTTCGTCAGCTCACCTTCCTGTCGGAAGTGGCCCGTTGCGGCGGAATTGCGCCTGCGGCCCGAAATCTGAACGTCTCGGCGGCGGCGATATCTTCGGCGCTTGATAAACTCGAAGCGGTCACTGGCTTGATATTGTTCGACAGATTTCCCGCACGGGGCATGCGGCTGACCAGTGCGGGCGCTGATTTCCTGGCTGATGCTGACGTGCTGCTCACACGCGCGAAGGCCTTGCAGCGGCGTGCCGCCGAGTTGGCTAAAGGAGAAACCGGCACAATTCGGATCGGAACCCATTACGCCATCGCCCAGCAGATCGTACTGCCTGCGGTTCTCACGTTCCGTGAGAGCTATGCACGTGTTGATATCGAAGTTGTGGAGGATGATTTCAGCAACCTTGTTGCAGCACTTGATGCAGGAAACGTCGATGCGCTTGTTGTTTTTAATCAAGGCTTTGGTGACACGCGCTTCGATGTTGAAATTGTGAAAACGGTGCCGCCTTTGGTTCTGTTGCCCGCGTCACACCCGTTGGCAAATGCAGACAGTGTGGACCTCGAAAGCCTGTCCGGCATTCCTTACATTAACGCATCGCCCGCGGGTCCCGGCCCCAGCTATCTCGACTTGCTGCACGCGGCCGGGCTTGAGCCTGAGGTGCCGCTGACGTCGCAATCGCGCGAAATGGTTCAAGCCTATGTCGGAAAGGGATTGGGTTTTACCCTTGTCGGTTTCCAGCCAAGGCGGAATCTGACAATCGAAGGCGATGCTGTCGTAACGCGCCCGCTCGCGCAGGAGATTGGCCACTTTGAGATCGTCCTAGCCGTGGCACGGGCCGTAAAGCCGCCGGATTTGGTCACCGAATTTCTGGACTTGTGCCGGACCCAGGCTTGA
- a CDS encoding peroxidase-related enzyme (This protein belongs to a clade of uncharacterized proteins related to peroxidases such as the alkylhydroperoxidase AhpD.): protein MAWIKTIPFDAATGKLKTLYDRVTGPGGNVDNIMMMHSLRPQSMEGHMALYKAVLHHSGNSLPKWYLEVLGVWVSSLNDCGYCVEHHFAGLQRLLRDAPRGEAIRAAIEARNPQLAPLEAAERAGMVYARKLTEAPAAVIEADINALRAAGLDDGQILEINQVTAYFSYANRTVLGLGCSTKGDVLGLSPNNSENPEDWGHS, encoded by the coding sequence ATGGCCTGGATCAAGACCATTCCATTTGACGCAGCAACCGGCAAGCTGAAGACGCTGTATGACCGGGTGACCGGACCCGGCGGTAATGTCGATAACATCATGATGATGCACAGCCTGCGCCCGCAGTCGATGGAAGGGCATATGGCGCTTTATAAGGCGGTGCTGCACCACAGCGGCAACAGCCTGCCAAAATGGTATCTGGAGGTGCTCGGCGTCTGGGTGTCGTCGCTGAATGACTGCGGCTATTGCGTTGAACATCACTTTGCCGGGTTGCAGCGTCTGCTGCGGGACGCGCCACGCGGTGAGGCCATTCGCGCCGCAATTGAGGCGCGAAACCCACAGTTGGCTCCTCTGGAGGCTGCGGAGCGGGCCGGTATGGTCTATGCGCGCAAACTAACTGAGGCGCCGGCTGCCGTGATTGAGGCGGATATCAACGCCCTGCGTGCGGCCGGATTGGATGATGGGCAGATCCTGGAGATCAATCAGGTCACCGCTTATTTTTCCTACGCCAATCGCACCGTGCTGGGGCTTGGTTGTTCGACAAAGGGTGATGTGCTGGGGTTGAGCCCCAACAACAGCGAGAACCCGGAGGATTGGGGTCACAGCTGA
- a CDS encoding TauD/TfdA dioxygenase family protein, which translates to MDIKPLTGGLGAEIFGADVTDGAQFAEIEAAFAKYSVIVLRGQDIAPEDHLNFARRFGPINVNRFFKPVDGHPEIATVLKEKDQKEAVGEGWHTDHSYDQIPALGSILHAIEMPPYGGDTLFVSMAAACEALSDKMRVFLDGLTAVHSSRHVFGAATQDSEAAKSGRLANASAATQDARHPVVITHPLSKRRGLFVNPVFTTHIEGLTPDESAAILDMLYEHCRQPEFQARVRWQEGDITMWDNRATWHKAINDYHGFRRLMHRITVDGVGLSG; encoded by the coding sequence ATGGACATCAAACCTTTGACAGGCGGATTAGGGGCAGAGATTTTCGGAGCCGACGTCACAGACGGTGCGCAGTTCGCGGAAATCGAGGCGGCTTTTGCCAAGTACTCCGTCATTGTTCTCAGAGGGCAGGACATTGCCCCAGAAGACCATCTGAACTTCGCGCGCCGCTTTGGTCCGATCAACGTGAACCGCTTTTTCAAACCCGTTGACGGGCATCCGGAAATCGCAACCGTCCTGAAGGAAAAAGACCAGAAGGAAGCGGTCGGGGAAGGCTGGCACACCGATCATTCCTACGATCAGATTCCCGCTCTGGGGTCGATCCTGCACGCCATCGAAATGCCGCCCTACGGCGGAGATACCCTTTTTGTGTCAATGGCCGCCGCGTGTGAGGCGCTGTCGGACAAGATGCGCGTGTTTCTGGATGGGCTGACCGCTGTGCATTCGTCCCGTCATGTCTTTGGCGCGGCGACGCAGGATAGCGAAGCGGCCAAGAGCGGTCGGTTGGCGAATGCCTCAGCCGCGACCCAGGATGCGCGCCATCCTGTCGTGATCACGCATCCGCTGAGCAAGCGCCGAGGGCTGTTCGTGAACCCTGTTTTCACCACACATATTGAAGGGCTGACGCCCGATGAATCCGCCGCCATCCTTGATATGCTCTATGAACATTGCAGGCAGCCCGAATTTCAGGCCCGTGTCCGCTGGCAAGAAGGCGACATTACCATGTGGGACAATCGTGCCACCTGGCACAAGGCAATCAACGACTATCACGGCTTCCGGCGTCTTATGCACCGGATCACCGTGGATGGCGTGGGCTTGTCGGGGTAA
- a CDS encoding DUF2461 domain-containing protein: MSDITRQLIPDARAFLAELAETNTRDWFLSHKARYDAELRHPAEALLQEVADYLHPRHPGIRGKLFRLQRDLRFSKDKTPYHTHLHLLWQLPQIPGCGVFFGIDPGGLRIGGGIMGLKGTALSRWRDAVAGLPLTRSYPTAGLAQVGGHPNPRDSGFADEMAALMDILALKGFQPKAPELKRVPAPHGQSHPHADLLRRKSLTLWRDVALAPPPDPMAAVCSAALVLTPLFTLLQPILADPVEA, from the coding sequence ATGTCCGATATCACACGCCAGCTGATCCCCGACGCACGGGCCTTTCTCGCAGAGCTGGCAGAGACCAACACGCGGGATTGGTTCCTGTCCCACAAGGCGCGTTACGACGCAGAGTTGCGCCACCCGGCTGAGGCGCTTTTGCAAGAGGTCGCGGACTATCTGCACCCGCGTCATCCCGGCATTCGAGGCAAACTCTTCCGCCTCCAGCGCGATCTGCGCTTTTCCAAGGACAAGACCCCTTATCACACCCATTTGCATCTGCTGTGGCAGCTGCCGCAGATCCCCGGTTGTGGGGTGTTCTTTGGCATTGATCCCGGCGGCCTGCGCATCGGGGGCGGCATCATGGGCCTGAAAGGCACCGCGCTCAGTCGCTGGCGGGATGCGGTTGCGGGGCTGCCCCTGACACGGAGCTATCCCACCGCCGGGCTGGCGCAGGTCGGGGGGCATCCCAACCCCCGCGACAGTGGCTTTGCCGATGAGATGGCGGCGCTGATGGATATCCTCGCCCTCAAGGGGTTTCAGCCCAAGGCACCAGAGTTGAAACGCGTGCCCGCACCGCATGGGCAGAGCCATCCCCATGCCGATCTGCTCCGGCGCAAATCGCTGACGCTCTGGCGTGATGTCGCGCTTGCGCCGCCGCCGGATCCCATGGCCGCAGTCTGCAGCGCCGCCCTTGTGCTGACGCCGCTGTTTACACTGCTGCAGCCGATCCTTGCCGATCCTGTTGAGGCCTAG
- the parE gene encoding DNA topoisomerase IV subunit B: MADDLLSTPAAETYDASSIEVLEGLEPVRQRPGMYIGGTDERALHHMVAEILDNSMDEAVAGHANRIEVTLHADYAVTISDNGRGIPIDPHPKFPDKSALEVILCTLHAGGKFSGKAYQTSGGLHGVGSSVVNALSDSMVVQVAKNKELFEQRFSRGLPQGPVEKIGAAPNKRGTFVTFHADEQIFGSHRFKPKRLFTLVRSKAYLFSGVEIRWKSEIDDGETPTEATFHFPGGLKDYLTEVLGKSSVYADAPFAGKVEFREKFNAPGYVEWAINWTPSRDGFTQSYCNTVPTPEGGTHVAGFWSAILKGIKAYGELVGNKKAGQITRDDLMTGGCALVSCFIADPAFVGQTKDRLSTEAASKMVENSVRDHFDNWLAADTKSAGAILDFLILRAEERLRRKQEKETQRKSATKKLRLPGKLTDCTAKNRAGTELFIVEGDSAGGSGKGARNRVNQALLPLKGKILNVLGAASNKLGSNAEINDLCEALGVGLGTKFNLDDLRYDKIIIMTDADVDGAHIASLLMTFFFTQMRPLIDGGHLYLACPPLFRLTQGAKRVYCLDEAERDTWLEKGLGGKGKIDVSRFKGLGEMDAKDLKETTMDPATRKLIRVTIDEDEPGETGDLVERLMGKKPELRFQYIQENAKFVEELDV, from the coding sequence ATGGCCGACGACCTCCTCAGCACGCCCGCAGCCGAGACCTATGACGCTTCCTCCATTGAGGTTCTGGAAGGGCTCGAACCGGTCCGCCAGCGCCCCGGCATGTATATCGGCGGCACCGATGAGCGCGCGCTGCACCATATGGTGGCGGAAATCCTCGACAACTCCATGGACGAGGCGGTCGCAGGCCACGCCAACCGGATCGAGGTGACGCTGCACGCCGACTACGCCGTTACCATTTCCGACAACGGCCGCGGCATCCCGATTGATCCGCACCCGAAGTTCCCGGACAAATCCGCGTTGGAGGTGATCCTCTGCACCCTGCACGCGGGCGGCAAATTCTCCGGCAAAGCCTACCAGACCTCAGGCGGTCTGCACGGGGTTGGCTCCTCGGTCGTGAATGCGCTGTCGGATTCCATGGTGGTCCAGGTCGCCAAGAACAAGGAACTGTTCGAGCAGCGCTTCTCCCGTGGCTTGCCCCAGGGCCCGGTTGAGAAAATCGGCGCCGCCCCGAACAAGCGGGGCACCTTCGTCACCTTCCACGCGGATGAGCAGATTTTCGGCTCCCACCGCTTCAAGCCCAAGCGCCTGTTCACCCTCGTGCGCTCGAAGGCCTATCTGTTCTCTGGCGTTGAAATCCGCTGGAAATCGGAAATCGACGACGGTGAAACCCCGACTGAGGCCACCTTCCACTTCCCCGGCGGCCTCAAGGACTATCTGACGGAGGTGCTCGGCAAATCCTCCGTCTACGCCGATGCGCCCTTTGCCGGGAAGGTCGAGTTCCGCGAGAAATTCAACGCGCCGGGCTATGTCGAATGGGCGATCAACTGGACGCCATCCCGCGACGGCTTCACCCAGTCCTACTGTAACACCGTCCCGACGCCGGAGGGCGGCACCCATGTTGCGGGCTTCTGGTCTGCGATCCTCAAGGGGATCAAGGCCTACGGCGAGTTGGTCGGCAACAAGAAGGCAGGCCAGATCACCCGCGACGACCTGATGACCGGCGGCTGCGCGCTGGTCTCCTGCTTCATCGCCGACCCGGCCTTCGTCGGCCAGACCAAGGATCGCCTATCGACTGAGGCCGCCTCCAAAATGGTGGAAAACTCGGTCCGCGACCATTTCGACAACTGGCTGGCGGCAGATACCAAATCCGCGGGCGCCATCCTCGATTTCCTGATCCTGCGCGCCGAGGAACGCCTGCGCCGCAAGCAGGAGAAAGAGACCCAGCGCAAATCTGCCACCAAGAAACTGCGCCTGCCCGGCAAGCTCACGGATTGCACCGCCAAGAACCGCGCGGGCACCGAGCTGTTCATCGTCGAGGGCGACTCGGCCGGCGGCTCCGGCAAGGGCGCGCGCAACCGGGTCAATCAGGCGCTGCTGCCGCTGAAGGGCAAGATCCTGAACGTGCTGGGTGCGGCCTCCAACAAGCTCGGCTCAAACGCCGAAATCAACGACCTCTGCGAGGCGCTGGGGGTTGGCCTTGGCACCAAGTTCAACCTTGATGATCTGCGCTATGACAAGATCATCATCATGACCGATGCGGACGTCGATGGCGCCCATATCGCCTCGCTGCTGATGACCTTCTTCTTCACCCAGATGCGCCCGCTGATCGACGGCGGCCACCTGTATCTGGCCTGCCCGCCGCTGTTCCGCCTGACCCAAGGCGCAAAACGCGTCTACTGCCTGGACGAGGCAGAGCGCGACACATGGCTGGAGAAGGGTCTGGGCGGCAAGGGCAAGATTGATGTGAGCCGCTTCAAGGGTCTTGGCGAAATGGACGCCAAGGACCTGAAAGAGACCACAATGGACCCCGCCACCCGCAAGCTGATCCGCGTCACCATCGACGAAGACGAACCCGGCGAGACAGGTGATCTGGTCGAGCGCCTGATGGGCAAGAAACCCGAGCTCCGCTTCCAGTATATTCAGGAGAACGCGAAGTTCGTGGAGGAGCTGGATGTTTAG